From the genome of Ancylothrix sp. D3o:
CCAACTCCCAAGAATGCACCGATTTTCCGCCCCGATAGTCTATCAAACGAACGCCATGCAAGCGAGTTAAATCATTATTACAATATTGCTTTAAAACTTCCACAAATTGTGGAGAACAATCATATTTAGGATCGGGGTTATCTTCTAGGATATCCGCCACAGTGACGTTTTTTTTAGGCTGAGAAAATAAAGAGAGTTGTAAGGGGTTATAGGAGTGCGAATCTTTGGGGCCAACATCTGAAATTAAGCTAAATTTTGGTGAAGCTTCTAAAATTCCAACTATATAAATTCTGACGCGGTTTTGGGGCAGTTGAAAATTCGCACTGTTTAGCAAAAAAAAGTCAAAACTGTAGCCTCTTTTAACCATTTCGTGTTTAATTGTAGCGACGGTTCTGCCTTCATCGTGGGAAAATAAACCCCGGACATTTTCAAAAATTAAGGCTTTGGGTTTGTGGTTATTATCAATGAGGCGCATAATTTCAAAAAAGAGGGTACCTCTGGTTTCGCCAAAACCTTCTTTTTTACCGGCATAGGAAAATGTCTGGCAAGGAAAGCCGGCTAATAAAACATCACAAGCGGGCATTTCGTGTAGTTGTCGAATATCTCCCACCGGCCTATGATTAAAGTTAGTTTCATAGACTTTTTGAGCATCTGAATTAATTTCGCCACTTAAAACACATTCTGTATCTATTTTTAAGGTTTTTGCAGCTTCTTCAAAGCCTAATCTGATGCCACCAATGCCGCAAAATAAATCAATAAATTTTAATTTTGGCATTTTTTGATATCCTCAAAATAGAGGTAAACACAATTGCACCGGCATCGTTTCCACAATCTTCTTAACACCCAGATTCTCAGATTCCATTATATACTCAATCAAACACCGGCCCACATATTCCGCTAACTTCACCGGCACAGCATTACCAATCATTTGTTCTAAATCAGTCTTACTTCCCTCAAAAATAAAGCCTTTAGGAAACGTTTGGATATAGCTTCTTTCAATTGTCGTTAAAGGTCTAATTTTCTCAATATCCTGCGAAGAATCCCCCGGATGAAACTGATAATTTTTAGGAATAGGCCGGTTAACTCCTCTTACCGTTGGACTTGGTTCATCTATGGAAAAAATACCCCGACGCTGATAGCTTCTCGGATGCCGGTAATAATATTCAACCCCCAAACTTTCCCCTAAATATTCTCTCACCGTTAAAGGCCGGCCCGCCAAATTTCTCAGCAAATAAGGCGTTATCTTTGCCTCATCTCCCCCCAACTCCCCCACACAAAAAAACCGTTTCCGTTTCTGCGGAACTCCACAAAAACTTGCATCTAAAACTTGCTCACTCAACCCATATCCAGCCGCTCGTAAAATCTCTTTTGCAACCGCGTATTTTGCGCTTTTTTGTATTCTTTCTACATTTTCCATCACAAAAAAAGCCGGCTGAATTTTCGCCACAATTTCCGCAAAACAAATCGTTAAATCACTTCTGCCTAAAGACTCATCCCGCTTTCCTGCACTCGAAAAATCTTGACAGGGTGGCCCGCCAATAATCACACCGGGTTTAAACTGTTCAATTTCTTGGATATTATTCTGCCAATCTACTAAATTAGCTAAATAAATTGGATGTGTAAAATTACGCTCATAAACCTTAATTGCCGGTGTCCAATTCTCAAACGCCGCTACTACCTCAAAACCGGCATTTTGAAAGCCTAACGATAAGCCACCACAACCTGAAAATAAATCAACCACCCGCATTGTTCAACTCCAAAAAAAAGCCGGTGGGGACACAGTAATCGCAATAGTCGCAGGCGAGACGCCTGCGCCACTGGGGTATTCATTGTAGGGGCAATTTCCCTGGTTGCCCCTTTTCAAGAAATCAAAAAACCCTTAAACAATCTTCGCTTCCAAAGACTTAAGAAACTCAGTATTAACCCCAGA
Proteins encoded in this window:
- the dcm gene encoding DNA (cytosine-5-)-methyltransferase — its product is MPKLKFIDLFCGIGGIRLGFEEAAKTLKIDTECVLSGEINSDAQKVYETNFNHRPVGDIRQLHEMPACDVLLAGFPCQTFSYAGKKEGFGETRGTLFFEIMRLIDNNHKPKALIFENVRGLFSHDEGRTVATIKHEMVKRGYSFDFFLLNSANFQLPQNRVRIYIVGILEASPKFSLISDVGPKDSHSYNPLQLSLFSQPKKNVTVADILEDNPDPKYDCSPQFVEVLKQYCNNDLTRLHGVRLIDYRGGKSVHSWELGLRGSCTPAEIELMNKFILKRRNKEFGKHQDGKLLTKEQIASFFEHPNLDILLESLVTKKYLSLVDGKYKPVSGNFSFEVYKFLDPAKISVTLVASDANRLGIYHNNRVRRITTREAARMQGFPDNFILHPNDNKAYYQLGNSVSVNVVKAVAEDTLINLIGDVDKVPLLVSLG
- a CDS encoding DNA cytosine methyltransferase, which gives rise to MRVVDLFSGCGGLSLGFQNAGFEVVAAFENWTPAIKVYERNFTHPIYLANLVDWQNNIQEIEQFKPGVIIGGPPCQDFSSAGKRDESLGRSDLTICFAEIVAKIQPAFFVMENVERIQKSAKYAVAKEILRAAGYGLSEQVLDASFCGVPQKRKRFFCVGELGGDEAKITPYLLRNLAGRPLTVREYLGESLGVEYYYRHPRSYQRRGIFSIDEPSPTVRGVNRPIPKNYQFHPGDSSQDIEKIRPLTTIERSYIQTFPKGFIFEGSKTDLEQMIGNAVPVKLAEYVGRCLIEYIMESENLGVKKIVETMPVQLCLPLF